The genomic stretch GGCCGCCTGCCAGGAAAGGCTCGATGGAGACGTTCTCGATCACCAGGGCCCCCTGTTCAGCCATCACGGCCGGCTCGGCTATCACGGCCCGTAGGGAAGCCTGGTCGCCGGCGGCCAAAACTTCGCAAGGCAAGGCCACTTCGGTGCACAGCTGCCCGGCCAGCCCTACGGAAGAGCTGGGCAAGGCTCCCAGGGTAGCCGGGGGCAGCGAGGCCACAAAATCCACCACCTGCTGCTCCAGGGGCTCCTGCGGAGCTTGGCCAGGCACGGCCGGGGAAGCCACCGCCAGGGTCACCGCTTTGAGGGGCTCCACGATTTGGACCAGAGGAAGGAGGTTCACCGTCCCAACCAGGGGTCCCGAGAGGGCCTGGAAGTCCAAGTTGGGGGCCGAAGACTGAGTCTCCACGTAGACCGGGGTGGCGCCCACGCTGGGGTCTATGGCTATGGTGAGGGTCTCCATGGCGTCGGGCTCCTGGCAGGCTGGGGTTTCTGCAGCGGGGGCGGCCCACTCTCCACCGCACTCGAGAATCAGCTTCTTGGCAGGGGTGTTGGCAGGCGGTTTGCCAGGACCCTCCCTCTTCTGAAATAAAAGCAAAGGGCCATTCGTCAACCATGCAATTTACCCCCAAAAGAGGGATGTTTGTAGCTCGGGgatgaactgtggggtcctggggGCTCCCTGAGGTTTCCTTGCAAACCTTTCATGGCCCAGCTAGGGAACAGGAGTTCGGGAGGAGAAgggtgagagggggggggggggaaggaagaggaggagggggattgtggggtccttgttgctctcttaGCTTGGTagtttccttgaagacctttcatGGCCCagttagggaacatcatcagtgctaggagggattggggtttgggaggaggaggaggaggaaaactgtGGGGGTCCTTTCGACCCTCTGAGCTTGATagtttccttgaagacctttcatgacccaactagggaacatcatcagtgctaggaggggaGTTTttggggagaagaaggaggaggattgtggggagACACTAAACAAACCACTACTTGTATGATCAGCCTATGGAGGAGGATTCGGGGAGAGTGACGACCATCTTCCAGGGAGAAAAGCGGGTTGACTTATAGTTCAAAGCACCTGGGGGCAGGTGAAgtgtttatgacggctgcagtgtcccggggtcatgtgatcaccttttcacgaccttctgacaagcaaagtgaatggggaagccagattccccttAACAAAAGTGTTACTaaattaaaaactgcagtgattcacttaacaacggtggcaaaaatgttataaaatggggcaaaacacacttgacttagcaacaaaaatgttgggcttaattgtggttgtaggtccaGGACTTATTGTGATCAAcaccatacaatagcagagttggaagggaccttggaggtcttctagtccaaccccctgcctagggaggaaaccctacggcatttcagacaaacggctgtccagcatcttcttaaagacttccagtcttTGATGTCTTCTAATCTCTCCTGTTTGGGAGCCTCTCTGAAGGCAGGTTCCAGGTCTTTCATCCCTGAACAAACTCCAGGCCTCACCTGGCACATACCTGTCCCTCtacctgagtccctccaggggtAATTAAAGCTGCACTTAAAAGTCACCTGACCATAGTTGTTTACTCCTGGATCTAAGTCCAACCTGCTGCAAAGCCGGAATATTCAGCTGTGGCCACCAGGGGCCTGCTTAGAAATCAAAGCCCTatcagcaaacacacacacagacacaaacggacaaacacacacacacacacacacacaataaccaAACCCTGGTATTTATCTTTCCCAAGCTGAGATAAACCTGAACTTATGTTTACAGCCAGCTACATCCGAGGCCAAATAGTAGCATGAAATGGTTTTATTCCCTGACCCTCGGTCCCCAGCACCTGGTCCCCGGAATCGGATTGTGTGAATAGGGACCCCTGAGGTTTCAGAACGAGACACACGAgactagataaataaataaaatgctcttGGTTTTTAGTCTCTTATTTCGTCCACTTGTAAATGTCTtgtatgatcttttttttaaaaaaaaaaattgtattgttCTATAGACCACCCACAGTTGCTgtaacagtgagatgggcagcataagacattataataataatgtaataataatataatataatataataaatataatataataaatataatataatataataaatataatataatatataatataatataaatatataaataaatatataataaatataatataataaaaatattaataatgtaataatataataataataagacatTATAGGTACATACACCCCTTgcctgtattttatatattttatgggAAGACACAGCACTGGTTTGCTGCTTCTTCCGTTAacgcaggggtgtccaactttggtgacttttaagacttgtggacttcaactcccagaattccccagccagccatgaatgatagagttgggagggacaaGAAAAATCacctaatccagtgtttttcaatctaaGCAACTTTgaaacgtgtggacttcaacttccccatgtctggctggggaattctgggagttgaagtccacaagccttaaaagtcACCAGGGTTGGACATCCCTGTTTTCAATCTGTCTCCATCTCCACATCTTAATAGATCTTTAACTTTACAAAGAGAgatttctttcctctccctcgTGACGTTCCCTGACAGGTCATTCCCACCCCacggaaaaaaaagcaacagtgtTCTCACCAGTGGGCTGTCCGAGGTCTGGAAGATGGTGGGAACGGCATCGGGTTTCAGGTAGCGAACTCCCCACCGGTACTCAAAGCAGGAAGGCGCGAAATGATCACTGCACAAGTGCTGGTGCTTGGTGGGGATCCACTTTTCTTGGTTCATTTGGGAGAGCCATTGCCGGAGACGCTCAGGACTGTGTAAGGGAAACCTGTAGTAGGGGAACGGAAAGGAAGGATCAGGATGAATGAGACACCATGAAGGGTGAAACACAGGCCGCCGAAACAAGGGTGTGTCCTCTCCACTGCCTTCCTCGTTTCTCTGCCGACACCCGTATCtcgcgtgacccgtcaaaaccgtggaggacaaaatcgtgctcgacgaaagcgcgcatttgacgtcatcacagcgcgacgaaaaaaattaaaaattgaaataaaaataaaattaaagcaagccgattcacataaaggtaagggttaggtttagggttagggttaggttaagggttagggttaggtttagagcgttagggttacgtttagcgttaggttaagggttagtgttaggtttagcgttaggttaagggttaggtttagggttagatttagggttaggttaacggttaggtttagggttaggtttgggggggttagggtaaggttttcgctttatttttacatttttcgatcacagcgcgatgttttcgttgcgatgtgatgatgtcaaatgcgcgctttcgtcgagcgcgattttgtcctccgcggttttgtggtggaaccatatctTGTTCCTTCGATTCTTGTTATAAGATTCAGGTACGAGAGTGGTCAAAAGGAGTCAAGAAGGTAGCTACGACATGCAGTTAAAACTCTTGTTGTTTTGGAATGCTGTAAAATTTGGCCCTACAAAACACGCTGTGGTTTACTCCAAAGGAGATAGCATTGTTTATtacatgctgcccatctcactgtcaagAGCAGAGGgcttcaaacttggtaactttaagactccagaactggctggagaattctgggagttgaagcccacaaatcttaaagtttggggacccctggtcaaGAGTGAGGTCATTTTAAGAGACTATTTAAAATCGATTTTGCTGGAAGGACAAGCCTATTGCGGCCAGCCAGTCTGGTGTTATCGGAGAAATCCCGACCTCACCACCTTATCCACGGAGTCAGGTTTCTGGCTTTGTGTGATGAAAGTCATAAGGGTTTGCATTTGCCGGATGAAAAACCACAGTTTTGGGGAAGAAACTACCTACCAACCGCTTCTCCTTTTGGCCCGGAGGTCCACATCCACAAAGACAGGACAAGGGttacttttagaaaaaaaaaaaaatctactagaTGTTTCTCCCACTTCCGAAAGCCCCCCCTGCGGATCCAACACGACGATAACCCTGCGAGGTAGGATAagctagcccaaagtcacccagctgacttttgtCGCGGAACTAGAATTCGCTGTCTCCTGTTTACTaggctggtgccttaactactacacacCTATTAATGGGGCTGCCCAGGAGCCCCAGATTCAATCCCCATTCAGGCCTGGaggccccctcctctccccttccaggtgagtaaaatgaggagggGGCTCTTGTTTATATAACCACCCCTTTCCCATAAGAAGCAACACCCAGAGGTTCCCAAAGGTCTGCTCACCCCCTCCCCATAATGAGGCTCTGGGACCACCAAAGGCCAGCCAGAGGGGTCTGCTTCCCCACTcctagggaggggggggggtctctttATCCCTCCTAGGGAGGGGGGGTCTCTATCCCTTCTAGGGAAGGGGGGGTCTCTTGCCCCCCTCCTTGAGAAGGGgtttcctgcccccccctccacacaACCTCCCCCGAAAGCACAATAAGGGAGGGGCCGagaccctcctgccccccccccagtcccacgCCCCCTCCCCAGCTGGGCCGGACTACAAAGCCCATCCCTCCACGCcacct from Thamnophis elegans isolate rThaEle1 chromosome 12, rThaEle1.pri, whole genome shotgun sequence encodes the following:
- the THAP8 gene encoding THAP domain-containing protein 8 isoform X2: MNQEKWIPTKHQHLCSDHFAPSCFEYRWGVRYLKPDAVPTIFQTSDSPLKREGPGKPPANTPAKKLILECGGEWAAPAAETPACQEPDAMETLTIAIDPSVGATPVYVETQSSAPNLDFQALSGPLVGTVNLLPLVQIVEPLKAVTLAVASPAVPGQAPQEPLEQQVVDFVASLPPATLGALPSSSVGLAGQLCTEVALPCEVLAAGDQASLRAVIAEPAVMAEQGALVIENVSIEPFLAGGPSVALPVLQEPTATTQMVAYFETIPTAPAAAASSGLSPPETVLSSALSLPIVSTLPIVSNQAAPEASLSAEEAKLEEGSSSGDSSEEPLGEHRYHRHEGTTAELVEVVSGLQKKVKVLQQRHRRHCAKLEAMEGVVEQLWKENLVSEEKLKVLEMACLQSSTFMPEAGGAVAIICQDRDQALVYAMPQLPGEVSETILQLEEQ
- the THAP8 gene encoding THAP domain-containing protein 8 isoform X1; protein product: MTKYCRAPRCSNSAGQPRRDQRRLSFYKFPLHSPERLRQWLSQMNQEKWIPTKHQHLCSDHFAPSCFEYRWGVRYLKPDAVPTIFQTSDSPLKREGPGKPPANTPAKKLILECGGEWAAPAAETPACQEPDAMETLTIAIDPSVGATPVYVETQSSAPNLDFQALSGPLVGTVNLLPLVQIVEPLKAVTLAVASPAVPGQAPQEPLEQQVVDFVASLPPATLGALPSSSVGLAGQLCTEVALPCEVLAAGDQASLRAVIAEPAVMAEQGALVIENVSIEPFLAGGPSVALPVLQEPTATTQMVAYFETIPTAPAAAASSGLSPPETVLSSALSLPIVSTLPIVSNQAAPEASLSAEEAKLEEGSSSGDSSEEPLGEHRYHRHEGTTAELVEVVSGLQKKVKVLQQRHRRHCAKLEAMEGVVEQLWKENLVSEEKLKVLEMACLQSSTFMPEAGGAVAIICQDRDQALVYAMPQLPGEVSETILQLEEQ